Genomic window (Helianthus annuus cultivar XRQ/B chromosome 3, HanXRQr2.0-SUNRISE, whole genome shotgun sequence):
gcaaaacACATGGACTAattatgttaataccctagaatttTATatctccaaacgttacaaaatgacaagttaataccctagaagatgattttaaactattagtaccaaagtatgttattttgtgcaaaccacagggactaactatgtaattaactctatctAGTAATAAGTGTCCCGTTATACCGCTGTCAGCGGCCATCAATACCGGAAGAACTCctaaaacaaaataattaaaaaatgaaaattgtAACACCGAGCAAAACGTAGACGTAAAATCGATGAACCACACACGGCCATTGCAGCATAAAATCGAGAATCATTTATTGGGGGTGCAGATGAATGGTTCAAgaatattttcaaggggtgcggttgGGTTTTTGCCTAAAAATACACTAATCTTTTTTCAGGGGCGCGCCCCGCCCACCCTCGTCTTCTTCACCTAAGTCCGCCCCTACATTCTAGTATACAATTTGTTGACAACGCAGCTGTatttaaaataaagtatttttttgTACGTGTCGGTATTGTGACAAACCGAATTGATTCTGACCGTACACATCGATACTGGTATCAAAGTTATCCAATATCGGCAATCATTATATACGCCAGTAACccaattgttttttttatttattttgttttttttttcctctaTTAACTTGTTTTCGTtaacttttaaataaaaaatcGGAAACTCAACTGTGTTTAATTAATTTTTCCGCGACATTACGATATAAATTTGTATTCAAAATAGAGTCATTTTGGGTATCCTAGGCTATAGGAGTGTCACTACCATACTGACACTATGACGAACCGACTAAACAACATCGATACtaatattcatttttatggttttccaTCGATATAAAACACATGTCTATATCTTTTTCCATCTATTATAACTTTATTCTTTGGGTTCTCTTTCAATTGTTATAATGAGTGCTAGTATTGTAACAAACCACATTAATACTCGCAGTGTTAGCTAGGGAATCCCGGTAGTTGCTTTAATATTTCAATAAGAGTAGTCTATTTTGTCTTGTGAACTTAACTTTAAGAGAATATGACACTTTAAAGGGTATAACTTTATCGCGTATCTTTGATTAACGAGTGAAATTTGTGTATAAAAAGGGAAGACAAGGCGTGTGTTCTCCACAATTCTAATTGTATCCCTGAGCAATAGCTTTCGTGGCGTGGCTCATCTCATCATCACCAACCTTTTGTCCAATGACAACCACCAACACCATTGAAGACTCCGAACATCCAATCATTAAACACAACAACCAAGATGTTGAGAGCCAACGAACCCAAGAAGCAACTGAAGTGACATTCGATTACGCCAAGAGAGCACAATGGCTGCGAGCTGCTCTTTTAGGCGCTAACGACGGCCTCTTGTCCACCGCAAGCATAATGATGGGCGTAGGTGCGGTTAGTGAAGACGTTAAGACCATGATCTTGTCTGGGATCGCTACGCTACTTGGTGGAGCGTGTAGCATGGCCATCGGTGAATTTGTATCCGTTTACTCGCAATATGACATTGAAATGTCACAAATTAAAAGAGAGATGAAAAATGGCTTGAGTAACGCTAACCAAATTGAAGAAAAGAAAAGTGACTTACCTAGCCCTACAAAAGCAGCTGTGGCATCAGCAACTGCGTTTGCGCTAGGGGCGGTGGTGCCATTGCTAGCAGCGGCGTTTATACGTAATTATCGTGTGAGGTTGGCCGTGGTGGTGGCCGTGGTGAGCCTGACTCTTATAGGGTTTGGTAGTTTGAGTGCAGTATTGGGGAGGGCTCCTTTGGTGAAGTCAACACTTAGAATTTTGATTGGAGGGTGGGTGGCTATGGCTGTCACTTTTGGGTCGACAAAAGCCGTAGGTTCTACCGGTTTGATTAGTACTTAAATGGATATTATCCTATATGTCATAAATAGTGAAATATGTTAAGGTGTTTGTTTTCAGTTTATACATGATCATACAAAATGAAGTTTGCATGTCTAGTATTTTGGACGtcatttgttttcttttcaaCTTTTAATTATAAATATATCCATTTTATTAATACGagattataaataaaattatgttatGAGCTTAAAATAAAGTAAAACGAAATAAAAGGAAttaaaagaaacagaaaaaagTTGGTGTTAAGCTTCCACTTTAAGAAAACTGGGTATCAACAAGCTATAAAAAGGTCGAAAATAGCCTTGGGTAATTTACCATGGATACCACCGTAGTTTGAtgaaactgttttttttttttttttttctatatagTATGCTCGGTCGGTTAtgataaaactgttttttttttctaaatagtaTGCTCGGTCAGTTATCCGTTGGTGATAACTGTCTAGGTTAGCTATTTTTAAGTTTGATTGTTCGGTATTGGTTATTTACAGTTGGAAACCCGACACTTGTCAAAGAAATAATGCTTCACAAACGCTTAACTTACCAGAAACTATTCCTAATTTAGTCGTCCGTTAGAAATTATGTCAGTAATAATAATACCAATATCATTTTATTAATAAAAGTAGCAAACAAAAACAATTGTTATCTCtactatattataatgcttaTCTCTACCATGTTATAATGCATGAGAGATAGACATTTTAAgatatcaaaaaaataataactttttctattttaatttataaatacACCCATGAGGGTAATTTGGTCTTTTAACTGATAATTATATTTTAGTACCTCATCTTAGTacacttagggggtgtttggcttagcttttttgaaacaacttctagacttattggctttttcaaGCCAATAAGTAAAATTGATGTTTGGACAAGTGAAAATGACTTTCAACTGACCTTGATTTGCGCCAATAATTCATTCAAATCGAGTATTATTATCATTTCTTATTATTCCATAATAAATTCATGATGACGAGTAATTTCCTCTTAGATCTAAACCAAATAATGACAACACAACCTCACCATCACCAAGATCAAAACTCTAGGGTTTTCCACGAGTTATCCGCTTTAATCCTCAACTTAATCCGCCATCCTACGCCGGTTCACTTTTCCGGCGAGGCTACGGTGGCGTCACGGCGGCAGCCGCGGCCGGCACCCTGTTGCAGATTACTCCGGCCGGATTTGCGTCTATGTTGTTAGGTATATCGTTGGTATTGATGTTGTGTGGCTCGATAACGTTTATTATAAGGTTTTTGTTGATGTCATGGCTTCGATAACGTTTATTATATTATAGGGTTTTTGTTGATGACGTGGGTTCTTGGATTGGTTATGTTGTTTTATGTGGTGGAGGTGAGACGATGGTGTGGTGTTGATGGTGGAGGTGAGACGGCGGTGGAGGGTTTTCAATAGCGATGGTaagacggtggtgggtggtgtggtggtgacggtgatggtgatggtgatggtggtggggggATGCAGTtggtctagagagagaaagaaagatgaGAGAGATCAAGAGTGCAGaatgtttagagagagagagaaagagataaaGGGGGAGAAAAATATATAAGAGACATAGAGAAAtctaataataatttatttttttaatttttaactatAAGGGTATTTTGATAATTCAACAATACTTAATCAAAAAATTCTAACAGTGTTAAAAATTTGGACTGTTAAAAATTTGGACTTAAAGCgttaagaaaagtggctatagggactcaggtcgttaaacattttgattttggactcaagtggttcaAACCTCTAAAACAcagagactcaaaaagtaatttaccgaacataaaataataaataaaacataaatcaaATTTATAAATCCTGTCTATAATCGTTGGTAATTATCTACGATGGAAAATCCGTAGTGATCTGTCATAATGTATGAAAGAAAAGATTTGTAAAAGTTGTTTAACAATACAAGTTTCCGACAGATATTTTGTTGTTGAATATATGGAAAATTTTTATATACCTTCGAGACATCTCTAACTATCACATTCTTTTGTTCTCAAGTAGTAATGATTTTTAAATCACGTAATGAAGTAACGTGCTATAAGATTGTCTGATATATATGTTGTAATCGGTGTTCTCCGGATTAAATTTTGACACACATGGTGATAGGCTACGAGTTTATTAGTGACTGGTGCAAAATCCCAAGTATTTATGCTTTCTCAACTAAAGATTTGATCAATAGTCACAACCATTTGAAGGTGAGTAATTTAAACAGGAAGGTTGTTCAAGCTGTTATATTTACAGCTGCCTGGTGCATCTGGAACGCAAGGAATGAGACTGTTTTCCAAAAAAAGACGATAGGTATAAACTAGATAAAGGAGAACATAAAGGCTTTGAGCTATCTATAGATAAAAAAACGATCTCCTTGTTCGAATATAgattggaaggtttggtgtgtttTACTGTTTTTGAGTTGTAATGTTTGTGTTGCGTTGGGCGCTAGCGATTTGCCAGtgcgaaaaaaaaaaaactttcacaTGTGTGCTATGCATGTGAAATAGAAATTTCACTTAGCAGTGTTCTTAATTAGAATTTGTGGTCTTGTGCCTAAAATAATGATAATTCTTTAAGTATATTTAGTTATGAACCTGTCCATAAAATATCTTTTTATATATTCTTAATTACTTTACTTCTGTTATGAATCTATCTATTATTAGTGACTATCCACATTTCCAACTTCCATGTcacatttatgtttgtattaatgttatagcctatatatagtggcTCATGTATTTTGTATTAGATCATCAATAAGAAATCCATCTTCCATTCTCTCATTCTTCTCTATACATTGCTAGTAGGTcgttgtttcacaacacgttatcagcacgaaagtGCTCTATGTATTTTGCCACCCTTGGTCCCTTTTCCTCGCCTTTGATATGCATTATTTTCCAACCTAAATCAATCTCGCACGCTGAGAAAGCAGCCAAATAATTATCCGAAAAGATTAAAGATGGGTTTCCTATGTAATGGAAAGTTGGAAATGATGGATGCGTAGCCACTACTGACGCTACAAAGTCTTTGATTCAATTCTGTTGACTTCCATATTTTGTACAAGGTACCATACTCATCTGTTGTCTTTCTTTATCCTCGTATTTCGTCAAAATTAGAGACATGGATACAGTTAATATACTACGAATATAAAGAGGAATGATAACTGTAGGGTAAAACACAATGACATAAAAACTCATGGCTACTGCTATGAAATATAAAATTTTCCTATGTTTCTTTCACTAAAAATGAAACTATTATTTTATATTATCTTTTGCTTTCTATTACATAGAATACTTCACAACATTTTTCGGATAATAATTTCATAACTATGATTTGTAATATATATCCTTCATCTAGgttaaacaagtagttaaaaaaaaaactatataagtTATTTgtactatttatttatttatttttgaatgGCTAAATGTTTCACTCTCCAAGTATTGTTAAGTTGTAAGTAAAATTGttgaattattttttatttgAGGAAGTTAATTTGCAATCTAGAGAATATTATAGGGTGCTTTTAGAACTcatgaaaaacaattaaattcAATATCACAAAGTATGGAACTTAATATTTATGGACTAGACAGTGCAATTGTATTAGGTATATATGCTTGTATTGGTGGTAATATATAAATTATGTATGTAATTTTCATTTTGTATAGTTTATAATTTAAATGGATTTAGTGATGCTATAGGATTAAATATTTGGTTATACGTTTATGTATAAACCAATTGTATTCTTAAGAAATTAAAGAAGGTTTTTAAACGATATTAATATATATGATGTTGgttaatgcttagaaattaaaaTCATTAAATATCATTTTTGCCATCATGCATTTagttcattctttattaattttaattcatTCTTATTAATATCTTTTAACATTAGAAATTTGATTAATTCTTATTAATTTAAATGATCTTTAATATCCATTTAATTACAATCTTAAATGATATGGAGTTATGAACATGGATAGTCAAAATATTCATAACACTAAATGATATGGAGTTATGAACATGGATAGTCAAAATATTCATAACACTAAATGATATGGAGTTACATGGATAGTCACAATAATGCTATTTTTTTATAGAAAATTAGGTGATTTACAATTTAATTTAAGAGATGATGATTTTATAATTGCAATACGAAATTATAGACAGATTATATCTCTTACTTTTTGGCTTTATAGTTAATACTGTTTAGATAATATGTTATGTATGCATTGATCGTATTTCATACTAACGTGTATTTCATACTAACGTTTGGTGGAGATGTATTTGTGTATACAATAGTTGACAGATTATTATACTATGAAAAAGTCTGTTTAGTATTTAATATGTTCATGTACATTCACTTCTGATGTATAATAATTGTATTTGACGTATAAATTTTAATGTGATCGTTCATAACAATTTAACTAGAAATACAATACGATAAGTGTATGTTTATAGTGTTTCTTATTTGATATATAAGAATAAGAAATTTGGTGCTTTATATGACATCACATGACATGTTATCATATAATTTTTAATCTGTTTGATGATAAATTATAGCTATATTTTAGTAGTGAAAAAATCATATAATTGTTTACTCATTTTTCTTTATAAATGTTATCATACTATTAATCAAGATGCATGATTTTATTGTGGCTTTCATCATATATCAATTTTGTCCTTTATGGAACACCACTAATTTGAAAACTAACACACACGATGTCGATAAATTAGAGCATGACCTATAATAATAGGCTTATCACTGTTGCAATTTTATGTGTCTTTTATATGCTTTGATTTATTTAGATGctatgttaaataaaaaaaaattatatatttcttACAAGTGATGAAAAAACCTTATTTCATAAGGTTGTATCATAACCTATTTATTTGGTGACATGTTATATAGTCATGCATTGTATAATCTAATGTACATATTATGTTCCATATGTTATAAATTTGGAAGTGGACATCAAAGGGGACATCAAAGTGATCACAAGCTATAAAAACGATTGAATTGTGGTCGCAGTTTATATAAAAAGACACCTAGAGTGTCTAACTTCTCAAAGCTTATTACGAGTTTATCAAAGCTTGTAAGATTTTAAACCGATAAGTATAAATGTCTCGGTTATATAACTACATCTCGATTTATATCATGtgatgagaaaaatatatatcataATCCATTGAGCAAAACAATTTCCATCGTCAAATATCATATAAACTATTGAAGTACTAAGATTGTTAAAGAatatatataaagtttgaaaCAACAAGCATGAAAGTTTTGTGGTTCTAATCCATTCCCTGAtgtgaatgtgatgatataatgatCAATTCAAAGGTTATGATCATATACATAACTaaatttttgaatgaccttggcacggtctaattattactcgaacgGCAGTttgagtatatatgtaattatattttactaatccctcaagtacatctagaagatgatgtttggatattttagtatggacatagttaaaccttaaagtgtcacaccccaaccgatggcggaatcatcggggcgcggcactgagcgaaacagattgtccagaagtttccataacaactattcatataatccagttaaagatacgtcccatatcgtatcccgaataaacaaatatattattacagataacaccCAAacagtaattctgttccgacaactcagatttcaaatgtaaatacagcaattgtttatctgcttctagacccctattctgttgactttctggctgtattgccagaggacaagatctacagacaactatgccccagacgcttgttcttggcagacaaccatttgttgggggcttctagaaacttattctagtttcacttccctagcaagcaaatatcctaaacacctgtcacatacgttaaaataaagtcaatacataaaatgtaaaggtgagcatacaagtttgataatagcatatagagttcgaatagttacgcataaccagcacgtacacagagggaaatgatgcatgttaattatcgacatggacctatcgataccaacgactgcgggttgactgtccgagacagttcgcaatacatgattaccaccgtaatccatgcaagtaattgtccttaacaaccgccatgtgaacgggtgctgagtccaaactatagtactacgttgctaaggcaggtagacagcattccacgtgtaaacataacaacaatcatacatttagtcacgtaatacatgcaatcggttagcgttcaaatagtttgaatagtgtgttcgattgtgattttgataggtaacgtatgtaacacccaaaagtgctaaagcaaaaagggttcgagtatactcacagtgattggttatggattgaagggagcgctgagagtaggattagcctgaatagttcgatagcataacaatgagtaacgcggaaatgcaaacaagtgtaaatggatcgaatatcctggtcgatcgaacagcaggttcgatcgaacgggctgttcgttcggcttgaaagtccgtttgaacagtcctgttcgatcggccggtaggctcgatcggctggtccattcaagtggattgtttcttccttagatgtgtttgtgtatgatggtttgaacttttgaagtttttgttgtagcatttgagaacactgaagtgttcttacctttcaggtcgatcgatcgaacggtctgttcgatcggccggcttaaccgatcggttaggaacttcagcagtagttctcagcaggatgtcacttgatcaaacaacctgttcgatcggctggcattccctactacgaacgagttgtaaaatcgatcaagtgttgaagcatagtatctcatgatccgaggagtaatgtttaccaatcgagtagcatactcGATCCAACATCACCTcttcaatagcatacttcataaagtttgaaaagtgtgggacctagtgttagccgatcggctggcccggtcgatcggctggtatgttcgatcggctgggctgttcgaacaacctagccgttcggccagcaattctgacctggtcggcatTTCGTccaacacttggctgttttggttgttttgatatgattttgaggtATTTTGATAGTGAGTTAAaccgtagaacgtgggttcttacttgtttctccggttcggacaggaatcacccaagtccggccagtgaactgttcggaacagtaagtttgatgtttaacccggaatcggtgaacctcgtagatagaatccggatcttgaaccCCTTAACTGTTAGGATGATTAGTTAGTCggttcgagctccgtttctatcggttttaaggtttgagtgtaaaagagttggaagaaagttggaaatcattcataaaaatgttaagattcttacaaatcttagtttgtttatgtggaaattggTCAGATCTAAGccattcatggttgaatgaggccaaagtttgatgttcttcaagaacaccatgatgacatcacccaagaacacttagatcttggtgatttcacggttagaaatcgagttttgaaagatagaaaggtgtagaatcatgtaatgataaaaaacgtacaagaattagagtgaaaacttaccggagttgagagaaatctgagaaaaggtgaagaacaaggctggttcggtcagagctttccaaaaatagtaagggtgacaatgacagggctatttataggctccaaaagaggaaagtgtcagccgatcggccaagagttccgatcgaatggtctgctcgatcggctaggaacatgctagccgatcggctggcctgttcgatcaggatgcctcctgttcgatccgtgACCCcttttgagtatttcgcgacgattttcgatgtttcggcttcgatggacgatgatacgaatacgatagtgttcctagtcaaattactttcagtccgaactactatatctaacatacaatcttctataagtcatgttttgatgtcggtttcgattgagttcgattgcctttcgagtttcgattcgattttcgattgattcgcttgaataccacaccaaacataaagtaaacacgcacaagtaacacataaggcacacacgcACGTATATCCATACCAAATTGGCATAATTCGaatctcgagttcgattgatgaatcgattaacttgattattgattgattaactttatcgcattgttacttcctactattcacagtcgtaaatcggtcgcattgattaaacattcgattacttagATTCTTTCTGATTACAGCAGTTACTTCACAGAATACAACTAAACATAAAATCGACTAGTTATAGTCAAGAAGTCAATGTTGACTTGGACTTTGGCATTCgagaacacggggtgttacagcctccccttgtttagggaatttcgtcccgaaattaggctcggagctgcacatcaccgtgagtcattttaccaatttgatgcttcagatctatttaaacaactgcgggtactcggccttcatgtcactttcgagttcccaagtgaactccgcgcctcgtttgccttcccatcggactttcacgatagggatgcgtgagcgcctgagttgcttggtttggcgatccatgatttcgacaggcttttccacgaagtgtaaggtttcgttgacctgaagatcgtcaagtggtatgattagatcatgatcagcaaggcattttcggaggttagacacatggaaagtcgggtggacgttactgagttcctccggcagttcgagtctgtaggcgacttttccgatcctttccagaatcttaaaaggtccaacatatcgaggcgctagtttccctttcttgctgaatctgactacacccttccaaggggatacctttaggagtacgtagtcgccaacgtcaaattcaaggggcttgcgtcttctatcggcgtaatttttctgtctgttccgagctttcaccaagttgtctcgaatctggtggattttgtcagtcgtttcttgtagaatctcgggaccggttagttgcgagtgaccgatctcgtgccacacaataggcgatcgacatctccttccatacaaagcttcgaatggtgccatttgaatgctggcatgatagctgttattgtatgacaattcgactagtggcaggtgtttgttccaactaccaccaaaatctatgacacacgcccggagcatgtcttcaagagtacggatcgttctttcagtctatccgtcggtttgtggatggaatgcagtactcagattaagcgacgtaccaagggccgcttgaaatgtttcccacaactgagaagtaaaccgagcatcacggtcagagatgatgtcgcgaggcgtaccatgattacaaatgatctcgtcggtgtagatttgggctagtcgttccaccttgtagtcttctcgtattggcaaaaagtgggctgatttggttagacgatcaactataacccaaatactgtcgtgacctgatggcgtgggtgggagtttcgttatgaaatccataactatactctcccacttccatataggtatcggcggttgttcgagtaagccagaaggtctttgatgttcagccttgactcttgcgcaagttaagcaacttccaacgtaaagagcgatatcacgtttcatacccggccaccagtacttataacgaagatcctggtacatcttgtcagcaccgggatgaatggagtatcgagatttgtgggcttcattcatgataatctttcgcaaatcggtccgtttAAGGATCcgaattcggtccagatagtagaatatcccatcagctttgcttactaactgagctccatcgtgatcgATTCTTTCTCTCTACAATGTAcgctcattaaagcaagcatgttgagcttcgcgaataagggcttcgaggttatgctgggcttgaacgtttcggatgctgagcacgtaactctgTCTGCTGAGCGCGCCGGCAACAAcctttgccttgcctgggtgataacgaatctcacagtcgtaatagttgaggagttctacccatcggcgttgacgcatattaagttccctttgattgaagatatgttgtaaactcctgtggtcagtgtagattgtacacatggtgccatacaggtagtgtcgccaaatctttaatgcaaagacaaccgcgcctagctcgaggtcatgggttgtatagttcttctcgtggatcttgagctgtcgagatgcgtaagctataaccttgtctcgctgcatgaggacacaaccaagaccgagGTTGGAAGCATCATAGTAGATAATGAAAtcgttgcttccgtcgggcagcgtaagaatcggagcgttgcacagcatatgcttgagggtttgaaaggcagacttttgttcggttccccacacaaaaggcttatctttatgagtaagagtggtaagcggcacaacgattttggagaatccttcaataaatcgtcggtaatagcccgctagtccgagaaaagatcgaacttcagacgggttcttaggcgtaatccaacttttgacggcttcaatcttcgcgggatcgacatgtattccctgactattcacaatgtgacccagaaactgaacttcctctaaccagaattcacacttggagaacttggcgtagagtggattcccctgaagtaactcgagaaccaaacgtagatgttgcgcgtgttaggctttcgatttggaataaatcaagacatcgtcaataaacacgatgacgaaacggtctaagaagggcttacacacgcgattcatcagatccataaaaatcgcgggtgcgttagttaaaccaaaaggcataacaacgaattcgtagtggccatatcgggtgcgaaaagcggttttgggaatgtcttcctcttgaatccgcaactgatgatagcctgaacgcagatcgatcttcgagaaacacttagcaccttgcagctgatcaaataagtcgtcgattcggggcaaggggtatcggttcttaatggttagcttattcaattccctataatcgatgcacatccggaacgacccgtccttctttttgacgaaaaggactggcgcgccccaaggagaggtgcttggacgaataaagcctttttcgagcaattcctggagttcgttcgagagttcccgcatttcggatggagcgagtcgatacggagctttggcaacggggttagctccaggaatgaggtcaatacgtaagtcaatatcacgacttggtggtaatccggggagatcgtcagggaacacctgaggaaactcacggaccactggaacatctttgacttcagctttctttttcttttccttctccgctactacaa
Coding sequences:
- the LOC110927949 gene encoding vacuolar iron transporter homolog 4, which gives rise to MTTTNTIEDSEHPIIKHNNQDVESQRTQEATEVTFDYAKRAQWLRAALLGANDGLLSTASIMMGVGAVSEDVKTMILSGIATLLGGACSMAIGEFVSVYSQYDIEMSQIKREMKNGLSNANQIEEKKSDLPSPTKAAVASATAFALGAVVPLLAAAFIRNYRVRLAVVVAVVSLTLIGFGSLSAVLGRAPLVKSTLRILIGGWVAMAVTFGSTKAVGSTGLIST